The Geotrypetes seraphini chromosome 8, aGeoSer1.1, whole genome shotgun sequence genome includes a region encoding these proteins:
- the COL8A2 gene encoding collagen alpha-2(VIII) chain isoform X2 — protein MLPEAFLFLVFMAGISSSSGGGAAGGYHQAKYVQPMVKGPLGPPFREGKGQYLDIQPILPQTLQGEPGPQGKPGPRGPAGQPGAPGKPGNGKPGLQGQQGPPGPPGFPGVGKPGLSGIPGKVGVKGLPGPKGESGFKGDQGHRGLPGSPGIPGPSGITVNGKPGTQGAPGHPGLRGEPGLKGEVGPRGERGVKGENGNGNPGLPGTRGTGGQPGPPGSPGPAGKGIPGIDGFPGTPGAKGVNGLPGPPGLQGAQGPPGHPGAPGLDGMGKPGKDGLQGLIGPIGPKGEPGLRGLPGSLGPMGYGKPGFPGLKGDHGADGIPGEIGDKGESGLAGEPGEIGPPGVRGPPGLPGTIGLPGKHGIPGFKGDIGPIGPPGIQGMPGNQGPNGFPGKPGISGERGLPGPQGPPGLFGPKGEAGFIGLPGVPGVVGGIGSKGEPGLPGQPGLRGLSGIPGIQGSSGPMGPQGLPGIKGEPGLPGVQGNGKIGEPGHQGPFGPPGMPGPPGLHGQPGLPGPPGPPGPPGIFDETSIAGLHLPDGGVEGATVFGNGKSGKPQFGQGELLTRIVPAFTAVLTAAFPASGMPVKFDRTLYNGHNGYNPVTGIFTCPISGVYYFAYHVHVKGTNLWVALYKNNVPATYTYDEYKKGYLDQASGSAVLELKENDQVWIQMPSDQANGLYSTEYIHSSFSGFLLCPT, from the coding sequence ATATTCAACCCATTCTTCCACAAACTCTCCAAGGAGAGCCCGGCccacaaggaaaaccaggcccTAGAGGACCTGCAGGACAACCAGGAGCTCCAGGAAAACCAGGAAATGGAAAACCAGGACTTCAGGGTCAGCAAGGCCCACCTGGACCACCTGGATTTCCTGGTGTAGGCAAACCAGGATTGTCTGGTATACCGGGAAAAGTAGGTGTTAAAGGACTCCCTGGCCCAAAAGGAGAATCTGGCTTTAAAGGAGACCAGGGACACAGAGGATTGCCGGGTTCCCCAGGCATTCCTGGGCCATCGGGCATTACAGTGAATGGAAAACCAGGGACACAGGGTGCTCCAGGACATCCAGGATTAAGGGGAGAGCCTGGTCTAAAGGGGGAAGTAGGCCCTCGTGGGGAGAGAGGTGTTAAAGGAGAAAATGGAAATGGAAATCCAGGTCTACCAGGCACTCGGGGGACAGGTGGTCAACCTGGTCCACCTGGGTCTCCTGGCCCTGCAGGAAAAGGGATTCCAGGAATTGATGGATTTCCTGGCACTCCTGGTGCCAAAGGTGTGAATGGCCTTCCAGGTCCTCCTGGACTTCAAGGAGCACAGGGGCCTCCAGGACACCCAGGCGCACCAGGTCTTGACGGAATGGGAAAACCTGGTAAAGATGGATTGCAAGGTTTAATTGGTCCAATTGGTCCTAAAGGAGAACCTGGGCTACGTGGCTTGCCTGGCTCGCTAGGACCCATGGGATATGGAAAGCCAGGTTTTCCTGGCTTAAAAGGGGATCATGGAGCTGATGGAATTCCAGGAGAAATAGGAGATAAAGGAGAGTCAGGTTTAGCTGGGGAACCAGGTGAAATAGGCCCACCTGGTGTACGTGGGCCTCCAGGACTCCCTGGAACAATAGGACTGCCCGGTAAGCATGGAATTCCAGGTTTTAAAGGTGATATTGGACCAATTGGACCTCCTGGAATTCAAGGAATGCCTGGGAATCAGGGTCCAAATGGTTTCCCAGGAAAACCTGGAATTTCTGGTGAAAGAGGCTTGCCAGGTCCTCAAGGACCACCTGGGTTATTTGGTCCCAAAGGAGAAGCTGGATTTATTGGACTTCCAGGGGTGCCAGGAGTAGTAGGTGGCATTGGATCAAAAGGAGAACCAGGACTTCCAGGGCAACCAGGCCTGAGAGGTTTATCTGGAATTCCTGGAATACAAGGGTCTTCAGGTCCTATGGGGCCTCAGGGCTTACCAGGGATAAAAGGAGAGCCTGGTCTACCAGGAGTTCAAGGGAATGGTAAAATAggtgaacctggacaccaagggccTTTTGGACCACCTGGAATGCCTGGGCCTCCAGGGCTACATGGACAACCGGGACTTCCAGGTCCTCCGGGGCCTCCAGGACCACCGGGAATTTTTGATGAAACCAGTATTGCCGGTCTTCACCTGCCAGATGGAGGTGTAGAAGGTGCAACAGTCTTTGGAAACGGCAAGTCTGGCAAGCCTCAGTTTGGCCAAGGAGAACTGTTGACAAGAATTGTACCAGCGTTCACTGCGGTCCTCACAGCAGCATTCCCAGCATCTGGGATGCCGGTGAAGTTTGACAGAACTTTGTACAATGGTCACAATGGCTACAATCCTGTGACTGGAATCTTCACCTGCCCCATCTCTGGTGTGTATTACTTTGCTTATCATGTTCATGTGAAAGGAACTAACCTATGGGTGGCCCTTTATAAGAATAATGTACCTGCCACGTACACTTATGATGAGTATAAGAAAGGATATCTTGACCAGGCATCGGGCAGTGCTGTCCTGGAACTTAAAGAGAACGACCAAGTTTGGATTCAGATGCCTTCAGACCAAGCCAATGGACTGTACTCCACAGAATACATCCATTCTTCCTTCTCTGGATTCTTACTTTGCCCTACATAA
- the COL8A2 gene encoding collagen alpha-2(VIII) chain isoform X1, which yields MLASRSVKRNTRRRTTMLPEAFLFLVFMAGISSSSGGGAAGGYHQAKYVQPMVKGPLGPPFREGKGQYLDIQPILPQTLQGEPGPQGKPGPRGPAGQPGAPGKPGNGKPGLQGQQGPPGPPGFPGVGKPGLSGIPGKVGVKGLPGPKGESGFKGDQGHRGLPGSPGIPGPSGITVNGKPGTQGAPGHPGLRGEPGLKGEVGPRGERGVKGENGNGNPGLPGTRGTGGQPGPPGSPGPAGKGIPGIDGFPGTPGAKGVNGLPGPPGLQGAQGPPGHPGAPGLDGMGKPGKDGLQGLIGPIGPKGEPGLRGLPGSLGPMGYGKPGFPGLKGDHGADGIPGEIGDKGESGLAGEPGEIGPPGVRGPPGLPGTIGLPGKHGIPGFKGDIGPIGPPGIQGMPGNQGPNGFPGKPGISGERGLPGPQGPPGLFGPKGEAGFIGLPGVPGVVGGIGSKGEPGLPGQPGLRGLSGIPGIQGSSGPMGPQGLPGIKGEPGLPGVQGNGKIGEPGHQGPFGPPGMPGPPGLHGQPGLPGPPGPPGPPGIFDETSIAGLHLPDGGVEGATVFGNGKSGKPQFGQGELLTRIVPAFTAVLTAAFPASGMPVKFDRTLYNGHNGYNPVTGIFTCPISGVYYFAYHVHVKGTNLWVALYKNNVPATYTYDEYKKGYLDQASGSAVLELKENDQVWIQMPSDQANGLYSTEYIHSSFSGFLLCPT from the coding sequence ATATTCAACCCATTCTTCCACAAACTCTCCAAGGAGAGCCCGGCccacaaggaaaaccaggcccTAGAGGACCTGCAGGACAACCAGGAGCTCCAGGAAAACCAGGAAATGGAAAACCAGGACTTCAGGGTCAGCAAGGCCCACCTGGACCACCTGGATTTCCTGGTGTAGGCAAACCAGGATTGTCTGGTATACCGGGAAAAGTAGGTGTTAAAGGACTCCCTGGCCCAAAAGGAGAATCTGGCTTTAAAGGAGACCAGGGACACAGAGGATTGCCGGGTTCCCCAGGCATTCCTGGGCCATCGGGCATTACAGTGAATGGAAAACCAGGGACACAGGGTGCTCCAGGACATCCAGGATTAAGGGGAGAGCCTGGTCTAAAGGGGGAAGTAGGCCCTCGTGGGGAGAGAGGTGTTAAAGGAGAAAATGGAAATGGAAATCCAGGTCTACCAGGCACTCGGGGGACAGGTGGTCAACCTGGTCCACCTGGGTCTCCTGGCCCTGCAGGAAAAGGGATTCCAGGAATTGATGGATTTCCTGGCACTCCTGGTGCCAAAGGTGTGAATGGCCTTCCAGGTCCTCCTGGACTTCAAGGAGCACAGGGGCCTCCAGGACACCCAGGCGCACCAGGTCTTGACGGAATGGGAAAACCTGGTAAAGATGGATTGCAAGGTTTAATTGGTCCAATTGGTCCTAAAGGAGAACCTGGGCTACGTGGCTTGCCTGGCTCGCTAGGACCCATGGGATATGGAAAGCCAGGTTTTCCTGGCTTAAAAGGGGATCATGGAGCTGATGGAATTCCAGGAGAAATAGGAGATAAAGGAGAGTCAGGTTTAGCTGGGGAACCAGGTGAAATAGGCCCACCTGGTGTACGTGGGCCTCCAGGACTCCCTGGAACAATAGGACTGCCCGGTAAGCATGGAATTCCAGGTTTTAAAGGTGATATTGGACCAATTGGACCTCCTGGAATTCAAGGAATGCCTGGGAATCAGGGTCCAAATGGTTTCCCAGGAAAACCTGGAATTTCTGGTGAAAGAGGCTTGCCAGGTCCTCAAGGACCACCTGGGTTATTTGGTCCCAAAGGAGAAGCTGGATTTATTGGACTTCCAGGGGTGCCAGGAGTAGTAGGTGGCATTGGATCAAAAGGAGAACCAGGACTTCCAGGGCAACCAGGCCTGAGAGGTTTATCTGGAATTCCTGGAATACAAGGGTCTTCAGGTCCTATGGGGCCTCAGGGCTTACCAGGGATAAAAGGAGAGCCTGGTCTACCAGGAGTTCAAGGGAATGGTAAAATAggtgaacctggacaccaagggccTTTTGGACCACCTGGAATGCCTGGGCCTCCAGGGCTACATGGACAACCGGGACTTCCAGGTCCTCCGGGGCCTCCAGGACCACCGGGAATTTTTGATGAAACCAGTATTGCCGGTCTTCACCTGCCAGATGGAGGTGTAGAAGGTGCAACAGTCTTTGGAAACGGCAAGTCTGGCAAGCCTCAGTTTGGCCAAGGAGAACTGTTGACAAGAATTGTACCAGCGTTCACTGCGGTCCTCACAGCAGCATTCCCAGCATCTGGGATGCCGGTGAAGTTTGACAGAACTTTGTACAATGGTCACAATGGCTACAATCCTGTGACTGGAATCTTCACCTGCCCCATCTCTGGTGTGTATTACTTTGCTTATCATGTTCATGTGAAAGGAACTAACCTATGGGTGGCCCTTTATAAGAATAATGTACCTGCCACGTACACTTATGATGAGTATAAGAAAGGATATCTTGACCAGGCATCGGGCAGTGCTGTCCTGGAACTTAAAGAGAACGACCAAGTTTGGATTCAGATGCCTTCAGACCAAGCCAATGGACTGTACTCCACAGAATACATCCATTCTTCCTTCTCTGGATTCTTACTTTGCCCTACATAA